TTGTGTGGCTAAAACAATCCGATCTGAAACTTTGTAGTTTAACTGACGGAGTTTTACTTCATCTTTCATTGCATCAGCAATAAAATCGGCGATGTCCTCGTGTTGTCTTGTGGCTAAAATTCTCACGATTTCCCCATCAACGAGTTCATAGCGCCCATCTTCGGGATATTGCTCAAGAAACTGATCAAAGGAAAGCTCTTGTTTGGCAGCGATCGTCATTGCGATACGTCCTCCTGTTTCCAATGCTCTCAATCTGTAGATTTCAGACGACTGGTAGACCTCGATTCTAGATCAAGCTGAACTTAACCCTATCAAGGTTTCCTACGACTTGAGGCGCGATCGAGCCGGATATCCCAGACCGATCATTGATCACAACGTTCAACAGCGCGAATTCAAGGAGCGATTTGCCGCGCAGAAGGCAGCAACCGGAGATGGCGGCGGGGATTAGTGATCGTTATTGTGCTGAATCAGATGGTCTAACAAGCGATCGAGCTAAAGTGGGCGGCGGTAAATAACCCTGAAACGGCACGAGCCTTATCCCGTCCGCTCCACTGTGTTGCTAATCGGCTCTCTACAGACTATTTAGCAGCAACAAATTCCTCTACGGTTAATCCAGCATTGCGAATCAAACTTCGCAAGGTTCCTTTCGCCACTTCGCGGTGATCAGGAATCGAAAGCGTGACAAGCTCTTCGTCCTTTGTCATGATGATGTG
This genomic window from Cyanobacteria bacterium FACHB-DQ100 contains:
- a CDS encoding type II toxin-antitoxin system HicA family toxin, which gives rise to MGSALPVMSGREVVRVFESLGWEAVRQTGSHIIMTKDEELVTLSIPDHREVAKGTLRSLIRNAGLTVEEFVAAK